The Terriglobia bacterium genome includes the window CTCCCTTGAAAACCACCGGTAGCGCTCCGTATCCATCCAGCGCAATGGTCTTCGCCTGGCCGTCCACCATCACTTTCCCGGAGACTGGTCCTTTGCCTTCACCCTCGCCTTTGGCATTCAGGTGGAGTTCGATGACTGAGAACTTGTAGTCCGGAGTGGCGGGCGCCGAGGGCGCCGGCTTCCACAGGTTGCTCCACTCGCCGACGCGCCGCTCGGTGGCCAGAATGATGCGTTCGCCGCCGTCCGGCTGCGGCAGCCGGTAGGCGTATTTGATGGAGTAGCCGACGTTTTCGGATGTCCACAGGATGCCGACTGTCGGCGCTTTCTTGATCGCTGCCGCCAGCGAGCCTTCCGGCGTCTGTCCGGAGCCCGCGTCCGCGGCCGGTCCACCGCGGGCTCCGCCTCTGCCGAAGCGGAAAGCGGGATTATCGGCGTCCGGGGCATCGGGATCCGCCGGGACCGCCGCTGCCGGGGCTGCGGCGCCGGCGCCACGCGCGCCACGGCCTCCGCGGCCGGACCCGGCGCCGCCGCGGGCTCCGCGTCCGCGGCCCTGCGCTGCCGCCGCAGGACGTGGTGCGGTCAGGCTCCATGCCTCTACGAAGGTGTTGCGTTCGGCATCCGTCGACCAGTTCGTCAGATTGATTTTGACCGGCTCACCCGCCCCGCTGACGTTTTCAGTGGTCGCGGTGAAGTGGACATCGGCCGCCGGAGCCTGCGCGCCGAAAGCGATGAAACCCAGCGTAATGATTCCCAGCAATTGCAGGGATCGTATGACTCTATGCCGCATGAAAACCTCGCCTTATTTCTTATCCTTCATTTCTTATCCTTCGCGGCGTCCTTATTCCCGAGGCCGCCGGTGACGCCGTCCACCTGATACCCGGTCTGGATCTTCCGGACCAGCTGGATCTGTGCCGGCGTCGCGGTCTTGGGATCCACGTTCGCGGTGGAGCAGGTAAATCCGCGCAGTGTGCATTCGGACGTCGTGTGCTTGATACCGCGTTCTTTCATCACGCGGGTCATCAGCTTCACCGCATCCTCGTTGAATACGATGGCGTTGTTCGGCCGGAACGTCCCGACACCGATCGCGTAATCGACCGGCATCAATGGCTCGATGCTCGACCCGAACGCGCCGTCATTCTTCTTGCCCAGATCATAGGCTCCAAGATCGGCGCCCTTATCGATCAGCCATTGAATGATCGGAACGTCGCCGAGGTTCGCGGCGACCATCAACGGCGTGATGCCGTAGTTGTCGGCGGCATTGACATCCTGTCCGAGGTTGATCAGCACTTTGACGGTTTCGAGTCTCTCCGCCGGTGTGCGTCCTTTGCTGTAGCCTGGGATGAACCCGGTTCCACAAGCGGCCATCAGGACGGTTTCCTCGTCCTTGGACACGATCTTCGTATCGGCGCCGTGATCGACAAGCAGTTTCACGAGTTCGACATCGCCCGAGAAGGCAGCGCGCATCACGGCCGTGGCGAATACGATCCGGGGCGTGCCGTCACGCATGCGGGCGCGCGGCGTATTGTTGACGACGAAATTCACGTTGGCGCCGGCATCGAGAAGTTTCCGGATCAGCGGCATCGGATCCGTCGTCACCACCCACGGGAAGTTCGGCGCCGTTTCCATGTTGCGGCGGTCCACGGCCCAGAACAGCGGCGTGAAGTTCTGCGAATCGGGTTGATTGACGTTGGCGTGGTTATCGATGAGGAACGAAGCGACGTCGTAACCGCCATTGAAGATGGCCAGCCCTAAAGCGTCTTTTCCGTCTCCATCTCTCACATTGACTTCGGCGCCGGCAGCCACCAGCATCTTCGCGGATTCGAGGTCTCCTTCACGGGCCGCAAACATCAACGGAGACAGAAATCCGCTGGCATTCTGCTCGGCCGGCTGGTTCGCCGCTGAAGCCACCGGTGTGGCGCCTTCGAATCCCCGGCCGGTGGCGGAGGGAACGAACTTCGTGCGGGTATTCACATTGGCGCCGTGGTCGATCAGCATCCGGATCACCGGGTGGTTGCTTTCGGCCACAGCCCACATGAGAGCTGTGGTGTCGCCCCAGGTTTCCTTCGCGTCGACCAGCGCGCCATTGTCGAGCAGT containing:
- a CDS encoding ankyrin repeat domain-containing protein codes for the protein MNIRYILGCVVIAVLTAVNLCAASSDVADAAMRGNKEAVRSLLQKKADVNAPQVDGTTALHWAVRADDLETADLLLRAGANVSMANRDGVMPLQLAAQNGNAAMLAKLIKAGANVNTPLTPSGDTALMMAARTGKPDAVKALLDNGALVDAKETWGDTTALMWAVAESNHPVIRMLIDHGANVNTRTKFVPSATGRGFEGATPVASAANQPAEQNASGFLSPLMFAAREGDLESAKMLVAAGAEVNVRDGDGKDALGLAIFNGGYDVASFLIDNHANVNQPDSQNFTPLFWAVDRRNMETAPNFPWVVTTDPMPLIRKLLDAGANVNFVVNNTPRARMRDGTPRIVFATAVMRAAFSGDVELVKLLVDHGADTKIVSKDEETVLMAACGTGFIPGYSKGRTPAERLETVKVLINLGQDVNAADNYGITPLMVAANLGDVPIIQWLIDKGADLGAYDLGKKNDGAFGSSIEPLMPVDYAIGVGTFRPNNAIVFNEDAVKLMTRVMKERGIKHTTSECTLRGFTCSTANVDPKTATPAQIQLVRKIQTGYQVDGVTGGLGNKDAAKDKK